CGCCGGCGAAGTGCTTCCTCAGCACGAACATCACGCGCTGCGGTCTCGTGACGACCACGTCGTACCCCCGCCTCACGCGTTCCCTCCTCGAAGCAGCACCCGTGCGCGCTCGACGATCCGCGGCAGCCCGCCCAGGTCGACGGAGGGAACCGACGCGACATCGCGCCGCAGAGCGGCGAGGACCTTCCTGATCAGCCGCTCGGGCTCGAGATGCCTCGGCTCGACGAGGTCGAAGTATCCGAGCTCGGCGAAGCGCCTGGCGCGGATGAGCTGCTCGCGCACCGGCTCCGTACGGGGGACGAGGATGGCGCGGCGCCCGGACGAGAGAAGCTCGCATACGGTCGAGTATCCGGCCATCGAGACCACGACGTCGGCCTCGGCGTAGCGGCGGCCGAGGTCGGGTTCGAAATCGAAGAAGGCGACGTCCGGGAGGACGCCGAACCGCTCGAGGATCCGGGTGCGGCGGCTCTCGGGCATCTGCGGGCCGAAGATGATCGTCGTACGGAGAGCGAACCGGCGGGGAAGCCCGAGCAGCCCCTCGAGGTAGGCCTCCACGACGTCGCTGCCGTCCCCACTTCCGCCTGTTGTCACGAGCACCCGAGGCGGCCCGCCGTCGGACGGGCGCCCCTCGGTACCGGTTCGGAGATAGCCGCAGAAGACCGTCTTGCGGGCGACGGCTTCGGGGAAGCCGTACTCGCGCACCGGGTCGAAGACCACCGGGGTGCCGTACACCCACACCTCGTCGTAGTAGCGCTCGATGGTCGCGAACGCGTGCGATTTCGCCAGCGCGTGGCGCGTGCGCGCCGGCTCATCCAGGATGTCGCGCAGCCCGAGCACGATGCGCGGCGACCGGCGCAGCCTTCTGAGCGCCGCCAGGGTCCCGAGCAGCTCGCCGTCCACCCCGGTCGCTCGCTTGTCGACGATCACCAGGTCGGGGTCGAAGCCGAGCGCCGCCTTGCGGAGGATGTCGCGGCGCATGCGCTTCACGTCGTCAGACCAGGATGACAGGAAACGCGGTTGGCACCGCTCGGCGGCGAGGCGGTCGAGGCACGGGAGCTTCACGTAATCCATCCCGTCCGGGATGCGCAGCGCGTGGATGACGGGGGAGCCCGTGACGATGAGGACGGCCGCAGCCGGAAGCGCCCCGGTGAGCGCCTCTGCTACGAGCAGCGTGCGATGGATGTTCCCGAGTCCGAAGGTATCGTGCGAGTAGAGGAGTATCTTGGGTCCGATCGCCCGGGACGACTGCACCGCCACCTCGACGGCGGCGATCGGCGCCGTGCTTCGCGTGACCACACTTCCTTCGACCATCGCGGCACTGAGCCGTGACGGGTTCCATCCCAGGGTGCTGACCGGTCCGTCCAGGACTCCCTACGGCAGAATGTGCATAACAGGCTACGTGGAGGTTGCGGAAGTACCTCGGCGGTGTCGCCGATGCGGGAGT
Above is a window of Deltaproteobacteria bacterium DNA encoding:
- a CDS encoding glycosyltransferase, producing the protein MVEGSVVTRSTAPIAAVEVAVQSSRAIGPKILLYSHDTFGLGNIHRTLLVAEALTGALPAAAVLIVTGSPVIHALRIPDGMDYVKLPCLDRLAAERCQPRFLSSWSDDVKRMRRDILRKAALGFDPDLVIVDKRATGVDGELLGTLAALRRLRRSPRIVLGLRDILDEPARTRHALAKSHAFATIERYYDEVWVYGTPVVFDPVREYGFPEAVARKTVFCGYLRTGTEGRPSDGGPPRVLVTTGGSGDGSDVVEAYLEGLLGLPRRFALRTTIIFGPQMPESRRTRILERFGVLPDVAFFDFEPDLGRRYAEADVVVSMAGYSTVCELLSSGRRAILVPRTEPVREQLIRARRFAELGYFDLVEPRHLEPERLIRKVLAALRRDVASVPSVDLGGLPRIVERARVLLRGGNA